The sequence TTACCCCACTCATTTCACTGTTATTAGAACACGAATAGTATCTTAGGAGTTctcttcagaaaaaaaaaagaaaaaaagaaaaaaagaaaagtacttatatataatacaacttatatatgcatatagatagatagatagatagatatagtCTTATAGGTAGACCAAAGTCACCAAACATAACCCCCAAATTCTAGCTCTTTATTGTCACTCACTCATgaaataaaaactcaaaaaatcaTTTGGAACCCATTTCATCTCTATGcaattgaatttgaatatttgccATTTCTCTAATTACATTTTACTCCGATATACTTCccaaactttatttattaattagaaaagaattgaaaaagaaGCCAAGAAAAAGAGTTCCAATTTTACATTACAaaaacaagagagagagagagagatatctTGCACCGAATATCAGCAGGAGCTTTTGAGTGCAAGAAGACCGAGTTACTGGGGAATAGTAGTACCTATTGATAAGAGGgtttcttttatttgataaGACTTAACAAGGCAGACGGAGAAAGCTTTATCTGGTAAGAATAaccaaagaaattaattaataaattacgaATACATTTTATTAGATGCTTTggcttctatttatttatttaccaacCAACCAGACTCGCGTGGAAGCTCAGTGGTTAGCATACCACAGCCCGGCCAGTGGACGCTGGGTTGGAGTTTTGGGGGAAGGGGATGCCTGGGGcatagcaccaaaaaaaaaaaaaaagaaaaaaaaaaaaatatatatatatatatgaatcccCTTTcagctaaaaaatatatatatatatagatatatataatgtatatagatatattatataaatatcatcATGATTCATGCAtaagctgtatatatatatatatatatatataattaaaaactttTGGTGGCATACATCATATCAATTCCTCTTGCCGGGGTCGGcaataaagagagaaagaggaatttttcagttaaatatataaaacaacttaaaaaaaaaaaaaaattcaatttgagttgctactttttttttttttttttccttattgttTAACGAGTGATCATAGAGGGGAACAGAATTTTTAACTTTGTGCTGTTCAACCACttggaaaatattaatcaattattatgaataaattaattgataaaaaaatcacGATGATTTAATAAAGGAAAGATTCACAttgtatacaattttttttttttaaaaaacattaataaataagaTTAATTGTAAGTAATGCATAACAAACTTGTACTTAGAAGTCAGAAGCTACGCGAacataatattcttttttctcttttttggtcTTCTATAGCTGTTTTTCTTTATAGATGTTAAATCAGAATCAAGATTTTAATACTTGGATTGATGAACTGTTATTCCAATTAACGTACTTTTTATTGCTTAGCCCAGCATTTTAAAGgtgacaatttctttttttatcttgtGGATAATttatgggtatatatatataaatatatatatattagcctatcaaagattcaaaaaaaataaataaataaaataaaataaaatttatattgaaatattaCTTGCATATACGTGGATTATATTCCATCaaaagatgaaaaacagcaTATCCAAATTTTGTATGTTAGAAGAAATATagtaaacaaaatattaaaatctcagCAAACAATGGTTTTGCCAATTATGCTGTTCATTTTGAACATTCAACATAAGAAATTGTTTAAGATTTTAATCTTCGTACTATAGTTTTAATTGTTGGATTAAATTTATAAGGAACTTGTAATTAATTGGGTAGATAATTAGATATTCATGAAAAAGAATTTAAACACAATAATGTCACATTCAAATGTAATTCTCGAATcaattgaaaatgaaataatagtACGAACTCTATAATTACATTAGCATCTAAATACTTTTAGttataaccaaaacaaaaaaaaacatagcTTATCATGTCGGTAACTATCGTATTATaagaatgattattattattttctttttccaattcaaTAGTGGAAACAACATTTCTTTTCATCAACAATCCTTTCAGATTGGATTCCACAGATCCGTCCAAAAAAATAGAGTAGATTCCGCAGATGGACCATCACAGAATCAGGCCGATTTATCCCAACTTGGGCTGAactcaaaatcataaaatagaGTTTATGGGCTCAATTGTAGTAAAATAGGTAAGCAAATGCTTATCATCATATAAGAATGATAagaatgattattattttattttttttaccttatgtaatttacttataatttcaaatgtttattagtaatagataatttttttaggcATCTCCATTAAgtattaaattaaaagaaaagaggaaacataatttttttttctttttcaaaaaaaaaattgaacataatttcaattttttcccCTCCCTCTAAATttataatcaattaaaatatttagtaaattctAACTGccacaaataaatatttaaaatattcttatgacaaaaaagaaaaaaaaattcaagtatGAAAGTtacaaacaattaaatagaaaaaaaaagaataaaaaacgaTTATAAGTCTCTACATCAGTCACTTAAGAAggcctcttttttatttttgggacaaCACACTCATGAAAGCGTTGCTTCCCATTATTTTCCTattaaattttgacaaaatcaataaaaagaggttataagtattttaaaaattaaaatttaattacagCCCATATGATAATTTGCAAAACTAAACTAAAGAAATTATCGCATAAAGGTTGTGAATTAAGAAAAAGTTAAtagcttttcttaattttcaaaatttaacgaaaattaatatagtaaaatatttattttgaaaaatgaatacaataataaaattttattatttggttatAATAGTTACATTTTcatatgaatttaaatttcttataatGACTTGAATATAATTGACTTCCAACACTTTTGATCACTTGCATCACgcatttcaatttaattaatttaatctaaGAGAGAGTAACAGTTCCAAGCAATGTAATAATATAGAAAGCTACCATAACAAATTAGTTATTAAACAAGAtaactaaataatattaattttattttttattttttattttttacaaacagCCCTAGATTTTCCTTTCTTGCggaacaaaaaccaaaatacaaTATGTGACTGGTTATCAAGTCTCTATCTCTGAGGCCAATGTCACTCTGGGCCTGCCTCACATCCAAAAAAGGAGATGTGTTAGACAACCAAAAGCATCAAAAGAAGCTCCACAAGACAACTTTAAAGAAAATGAGAAACTCATTGCCTGATGGTGAGCTCAGCCCTGAGATGGAGTGTGCCATTGATAAAATACTGGCTGTCCTCGGCCATGAATTGTGTCCACGGTATAGCAAACAAGTTCCGGTATCCGACAGCCTTTCCCCCTGTGAAAGTATAATTGCCTTTGTACTTGCTAACATAATCCTCGCTAGGCTTTGACCTCGCAGCAAACTCATAGTCGACTGCAAATGTGACGGATCCCTTCTCTTGCATCCCCAAAAATAACCCAAAGCAATGGAATGAGCTTTGTTGGTCCATGTTGCAGTGGGCTGACAAGAAAAACCCCTGTCCACCCAGGTGGAAAGCCTGGGAGTACACACGTCCGGAGGGAAACAGATTTAAACATTCTTCCTGTTTCAGGTCAAGATACACGATGCACTGTTGACGGGGAAGTTCAAATTCCACAACTTTAACTGGCCGGTATTTGTATGCCCGTTCCACAAATCGACGATAAGTGGAATTAGCTTCCTCTGCAGCCAGAGTGCGCTGCCGATAAGGCGCCTCAGCCTTGAAAAATAGAGCCTCAAGCACaacttttgatgaaaattccGGTTCAAAGTCATTGCAAGTTAAAACCTTCTTAAGCTTTCTGCAGCTCATGTATGGAAAACGGATTAGGGAACCTAGGCGTGTGCCAAGGACTTCTCGTCGCTCTTCAAGCTTGGGATAATGGGTTCGAGACCACTTCAGCACAAAATCATAAACAGCATCCTCAGAAGCCACCTGAAGATCATCACTGGACAGTACAGCCTCAATGCCAGCAAGGGGCAGGTTCAGCACCTCATCCTGGAATCTGTAAACAAATATAAAGCAATTCAATTAAATTCTTCAGTTTAGGACATTAAGATGGTCAAAAGAATAATCTAACCTTCTATACCAATTTAATTGTCTGTCAGGCTATTGATTAAGTAATACCAttcatataaataaagaaaacttgGAGAACacccaaaaaatttaattagcaatatttaaattatgtctCAAGGAACTGACTTGGTTACATCTTTGTAGCGTGTGGCAAGAAACTGCTTGGCTGCATCTGTCAGTGGCTGGACTGCATCAGCCATAAGAACACTGGAAGGAAGATCTAAATAAAGCAATGCAGACTCGCAAGTCATAGGCGAGTTCCGCAATTGCCTGCTGCAATATCTCATACATGATGCAACCTCAAATTTGTCAGCAGCCATCAACACATCCAACAAAGCAGGAGGTGTCATTGTAGATAAAGTATTACTATACATAAAATTAAGAAGGTCCATAAGGGCTGCTTCTTCTGCATTCAGAAAAGAGgggatagaaaaaataaatgaataaatgaaaaagaagttACAGTTGACTGGAGAAGCctcaataaagaaaaacataataagGAATTAGCTAAACATAGGCTGATTACCAGAAGCATGGATTCGTAGAGTTACATGTCGCTGCTCTGACTCCCTCATCCCATTTGAAAACAACTATTGGGGGCACAAAGCAGGAAGTGAAAATTAAGATGGTAGTGGGGAAAAAAGATTACAAATAAAACAGTATATAAATacccagggaaaaaaaaaaaaaaaaaaaaaaaaaaaaaaaaaaaaaaaaaaacaccttatAAAAAAATGGACTTTTTGCTGCCAAAATTGGTGAGCTGATATGCATGGTTTTAACTTTTAGAACTGTTGAACCGTCCATGCTCCAGGATGAATCCTTGCTATGAGCAGCTTCCTCACCTATATTACTTtctggtgaattttggaaagtgtaaacaacttaaaatttaaaattcaaatacaaaaacaaaaacaacagcATCATGCATTCTTTACTAAGTTTACTATTAATGCACATACACAAAAATCACATTGttgttatttaagaaaatagGAAATATTTCTAATCTTAATGCCACAAAATGTTATCATTATACAACTAACAAGAAAATGTTCAAGATCAGAAAAATATAAGGCATCCTGAATTATGTAGAGATGAAACTGATAATAAGGggaggaaaaaataaagtacCAAGAAGATTCAAAGTGATTCCAGCACTTGCAGGTGATTCCTCAACCATTGCCACAGGTTCTTCATCTTGGTTTTCATAAGCTACAACATCCTCTGTATCTGGCAAAATCTGCTCGTCACGATGCACGAGAACATCAACAGCTGAGGGCAAAGAGAAATTCACATTCCAGATCAGTAAAATAATATCAATGTTTTCTACTAAAGAATTACATGGTTCTacttaccttttttgtttttgttctttttttttgttctttttttttttttggttttttgttttttttctcggCCTGTTCTAGTAAAGAATTAGCACAGTTACAGCCAAGGCATGAACAGAAAATTTCTAAACCATTCTATGGTACAATTTACAAATCCAGTAGAACATGCCAGACAACGAATAATCAGGGCTGAAGAAGGGGTATAACAGTGCCTTAGCCCTTCAACACATTACTTACAAGATCATCAAAGGGAATAGCAGAAGCCAACTAAACGATTAATCAGACCAaactttttttccatttcaaatATCTATAAGAATATACAACACTTGCAAACCATGATGAGAAACTCTACTTCAGATGTTTCAGGTAACAACAAAGGCCACCAAACAACAAGCCATGCTGGATAGATAACCAATAGGAACAAGTTAAATCAGAGCACCTACTAATTCATTTCAAAATGCATACTTTGAGCAAGAGCAAATCACAAATTACATGATACAATATCGATATCAACACAAAAATATTGTGTATTAACATCTAAATTTCCTTCTCTCATAGCCAAAACAACGCTTCAGTACTTAAAATATGACACTGAAATAATCCACTCAAACCAATAGAAAACTTGTTGACAAACATGTCAGTCTG comes from Ziziphus jujuba cultivar Dongzao chromosome 6, ASM3175591v1 and encodes:
- the LOC107408083 gene encoding BTB/POZ domain-containing protein POB1 isoform X1, with product MRKSNVDLFDPRTVMDSDFSPGGLSASSSDSDFAFAFNDSNFSDRVLRIEIIPDLPETKSDGEGGCTSIADWARNRKRRREEIKREGAVDVLVHRDEQILPDTEDVVAYENQDEEPVAMVEESPASAGITLNLLESNIGEEAAHSKDSSWSMDGSTVLKVKTMHISSPILAAKSPFFYKLFSNGMRESEQRHVTLRIHASEEAALMDLLNFMYSNTLSTMTPPALLDVLMAADKFEVASCMRYCSRQLRNSPMTCESALLYLDLPSSVLMADAVQPLTDAAKQFLATRYKDVTKFQDEVLNLPLAGIEAVLSSDDLQVASEDAVYDFVLKWSRTHYPKLEERREVLGTRLGSLIRFPYMSCRKLKKVLTCNDFEPEFSSKVVLEALFFKAEAPYRQRTLAAEEANSTYRRFVERAYKYRPVKVVEFELPRQQCIVYLDLKQEECLNLFPSGRVYSQAFHLGGQGFFLSAHCNMDQQSSFHCFGLFLGMQEKGSVTFAVDYEFAARSKPSEDYVSKYKGNYTFTGGKAVGYRNLFAIPWTQFMAEDSQYFINGTLHLRAELTIRPRVTLASEIET
- the LOC107408083 gene encoding BTB/POZ domain-containing protein POB1 isoform X2; this encodes MRKSNVDLFDPRTVMDSDFSPGGLSASSSDSDFAFAFNDSNFSDRVLRIEIIPDLPETKSDGEGGCTSIADWARNRKRRREEIKREGAVDVLVHRDEQILPDTEDVVAYENQDEEPVAMVEESPASAGITLNLLGEEAAHSKDSSWSMDGSTVLKVKTMHISSPILAAKSPFFYKLFSNGMRESEQRHVTLRIHASEEAALMDLLNFMYSNTLSTMTPPALLDVLMAADKFEVASCMRYCSRQLRNSPMTCESALLYLDLPSSVLMADAVQPLTDAAKQFLATRYKDVTKFQDEVLNLPLAGIEAVLSSDDLQVASEDAVYDFVLKWSRTHYPKLEERREVLGTRLGSLIRFPYMSCRKLKKVLTCNDFEPEFSSKVVLEALFFKAEAPYRQRTLAAEEANSTYRRFVERAYKYRPVKVVEFELPRQQCIVYLDLKQEECLNLFPSGRVYSQAFHLGGQGFFLSAHCNMDQQSSFHCFGLFLGMQEKGSVTFAVDYEFAARSKPSEDYVSKYKGNYTFTGGKAVGYRNLFAIPWTQFMAEDSQYFINGTLHLRAELTIRPRVTLASEIET